Below is a genomic region from [Limnothrix rosea] IAM M-220.
TTTGGGCGAATGGCGAATTACAACCGAATCTTATCTACAATCCAGTACACACCCCTTGCGAACTGACCTTACAGCGCGGGCAATTCTACTGTGAACATTCCGTTCAACAACGCTTTCCGAAAGATCACGATTTGGTCGCCATGGGAGCCGATAGCTATTTAGGCATTGCCCTAAAAGACTCCAATGGTGAGTCAATCGGAGATCTCTGTATTTTGCATCAGGATAAAATTCTAGCGCCCCACCGAGCAGAGCAAATTTTGCAGGTCTTTGCCGCCCGTGCCTCAGTGGAAGTCGAACGTCTACGAGCCAATGCCGCAAACAAAAGACAACTCGAAGCTATCGAAGCAGCGATTGATGGCATTAGTATTCTCCAGAATGGTCAATATCTCTACGTCAATCAAGCTTACCTAGAGTTATTTGGCTATGCCGACGCAGCAGAACTAATTGGTAAAAGTTGGCGCTCCCTCTACTCTACGGAGGAAATGGCCCGGCTTGAAACACAGGTCATACCGATGCTCCAAAAGAAACGAGCGTGGCAAGGGGAGGCGATCGCCACCCGCAAAGACGGTTCAACCTTTGCCCAGGGACTATCTCTCACCCTCACTGACGATAATTTATTAATTTCAGTGTGCCGCGACATCAGCGAACTAAAACAAGCCCAAGCCTTAATTACCCACAATGCCCTCCATGATCCCCTCACCAAATTACCCAACCGCACGCTGCTATTAGAACGATTAGCCTTAGCCATTCAGCGCGCCCAACGCCTTAACAAATACAACTATGCTGTACTTTTCCTCGATCTAGACCGCTTTAAAGTCATCAATGACAGCTTAGGTCATACAGTCGGGGATCAACTCTTGGTGGCGATCGCCAAAAAATTAAAGACCCACCTCCGCAAAACAGACCTCGTTGCCCGTTTAGGCGGCGACGAATTCCTCATCCTATTAGAAGATTTTCACCATATCGACGATGTTATCCATATTGTCGAGCGCATGTTAGCAGATTGTCAGACACCCTTAACCATTAACGAACATAAAATTTTTTACAGGCATGAGTATCGGCATCGCCCTAGGCAACCAAGACTACAAACAAGCCGGCGAACTCATTCGAGATGCAGATATTGCCATGTATCGAGCCAAAAGCCAAGCCAACAATTCCTACAAATTTTTCGATACCGAAATGCACGCCCAGGCACTCAGACGCTTAACCATAGAAGCAGATTTGCGCCAAGCCATTAACCAACAAGAATTCATGGTTTATTACCAACCGATTATGGATATGTCCCGCAATCAACTTGTCGGATTTGAAGCCCTAGTCCGTTGGCACCATCCCCATCGAGGGTTAATTTCGCCCCAAGAATTTATCCCGATCGCCGAAGAAATTGGCTTTATTGTCGACCTTGACCGCTGGGTTTTAGAACAAGCATGTCAGCAAATTAAATATTGGCGACAAACCTTTCCTTGTGCCGCCGCCCTCAAAGTCGGTGTCAATTTATCAGCCCAGGATTTACGAACAACAACCTTACTTCAAGATGTAGATAATATCTTACAAAAAACAAAACTACCCGGTTGTGCCCTTACGTTAGAAATTACAGAAAGTATGTTGGTGACAGATATTGACCAAACCATTCATTTACTCACTCAACTGGCCGCAAGGGACATTCAAATTAGCATCGACGACTTTGGCACAGGCTACTCATCTTTAAATTATCTCCATCGTTTCCCGGTAAATAATCTCAAAATCGATCAATCTTTTGTGAGTCAAATGCAATCGGAAAATCGGAACTACAGAGTAGTTGAAACAATTATTACTCTTAGTAATCAACTGGGATTAACCACCGTTGCAGAAGGAATTGAGACAGAAGATCAACTAGCATATTTACAACAATTAGGCTGCCAACTCGGACAAGGTTATCTATTTTCTAGACCTTTACCCGCCAAAGATATTGAAGCTCTATTTTTTCAGACTAGTACTTTTACCGACTGTCAAGCTTCCTAAAATCAAACTTTTAAAGCAGCAATGAAAAATGTTTGCGATGAATACTGACTTGCAGCAGTCAAACTGAATCATTCACAGGAAATAGAAAAAGGCGATCGCCCTCCACTGGCTAGTTATAATCAAAGCAACCACAGAGACGATATGTTCTATGACTCTGGCAACCTACAAATGGACAATAGCCAACTACCATCAAGCGATTGATGCGGGGTTATTCACAGATGAATCGGTTGAACTGTTACGGGGAAATTTAGTTGTTATGGCACCGGAGCGAGAACTCCATGCTTATTACACTCGCAGTATTGGCCACTATTTACAAAGTTTGTTGGGCGATCGCGCTTTAGTGAGTGAAGCTCATCCGGTTACATTGCCGAATAACTCTGAGCCAGAACCAGACATTGCAGTAGTTCAACCTTTAGGACGAGAATATTTAGAGCACCATCCCTATCCAGAAAATATTTTTTGGTTAATTGAATGTTCCCAGACAACGCTTACAAAAGACTTAACCGAAAAGAAAGACATCTATGCAGAAGCTGGCATTCAAGAATATTGGGTCATTAATTTACAAAATCACCAATTAATTGTTTTCAAAGACTTACAAAATGGCATTTACAAAATAGAAAAATCTTTTGTAGAAGGCACAATTTCTCCAATTGCTTTTCCTAATATTCAAGTATCAGTACATCAGTTGCTCAATTAGAGGCGATCGCCCCACTCTTTCCATGAGATTAACGAGCTCTCATAACTGATCCAATGAATTACCATGAGTATAGTATTTCCTTGAACTGCAATGACCCTAAAAGAGCGATTAATTCAAGAAATTGAGCAAGCTTCGGAGGAATCTTTGGAGCAATTTTTTCAATTGTGGCAACAAAACCAAAAAGCTCAAAGTTCGTTATCTACATTCTTCCAAACTTCACCTTTGGCGGTATATTGTGCTGAACAGGAGCTAGATATTAGTCGGGATAAATCTGGTTACGGCGATCGTTTCGAGCTATGAGCTATCTCCTTGATACTTGTATCATTTCTGAACTTATATCCAAACAGCCGAATCAAGGCGTTGTGACTTGGATTGATACTCAGCTAGAGTCAGAACTGTATTTGAGTGTTATAACCTTTGGTGAAATTACGAAGGGTATCCATAAATTACCACCGTCTGCTCGCCGCGATGACCTTACAATCTGGTTAAATTAGTCTTTACCCCAACGTTTTGCCAATAGGATTTTAGAGATTGACCGTTTAACCATGTTGTATTGGGGAGAACTCATTGCCAAATTAGAAAAAGAAGGGCGGAGGCTACCTGTGATAGATTCGCTAATTGCAGCGGTTTGTCTTCAACATTCTTTAACCCTTGTCACCCGTAATGAAAAGGATTTTCTCGGTACTGCTGTCTCGATTTTAAATCCTTGGACATTGTAGATTTACCAGATCGCCGCCCATTCTCTCCATGAGATCTACAAGCTCCGTAGAATGTGTTAGCGAAGCGTAACGCATTGATAGCCCATAACATAAAAAAGGCGCGTTACATTTCATTAACGCACCCTACAAAATCTCGACTTATAAAGTTTAAGTTTTTTCGATCAAATACTGGGCTTTTGCTCGTATCCATGGTTCTGTTTTCTTGCTTTCTATAATTATTTTTAAAGCATCCATAGCAAAATTCTTGTCAATGATTTGGCGAGCCCTAGAAACTCTAGTTCTTGATCCATTTTCTGTATATCCTTCAATTTTCATCAAGGCTTCTACCAAATCTTGGTTACTTTTTGAAAGATCACTGAATGCTTCAAAATATTTGACAAAGCATCCCATCCCCATTGACTGAATGCTTTTAGTTAGTTGGTCATCATTCATCAGATTAGTCTCATTTATTTGTCAACATCAATGGCGATTATCGCAGAAGAAATCTGTGTGAAATTCTTTATGTACTCTTAACGTGAGTTTTGCTTAAGCATGCTCGGAAGTACGACGCGGTGAATGGGAGAGCGAGAGATCGGGAGATGTTTCTATGCAAACAATCCTCGCTTTCAAAAAATGCAAATTTTCGTTGCTTCCCCGTGTCTCTCCCTCTCCATGTCTCCTTTTCTGTAAAGAATTTTGGCTACATTCTTATCCATAACTGACGTTACTCTTATTGACGATCGCCGTCCTATTTTCCTTTTAGACATCACGTAATAAACCAATTAATTCATCGGTGGACATCTTGCCGCCAGCATCGGTTCCTTCAAGGAGACTATCGGCTAAATCTCGCTTGTATTTATGTAGTGCCACAATTTTTTCTTCGATGGTATTTTTTGCAACGAGTCGATAAATGGTGACGGGACGTTGTTGTCCCATGCGGTGGGCGCGATCGCTGGCCTGATCTTCCACGGCCGGATTCCACCACGGATCCATATGAATCACATAATCTGCGGCAGTTAAATTTAAGCCTGTTCCGCCTGCTTTGAGGCTAATAAGAAACACATCCCCTTCTCCTGCTTGGAAGGCATCTACCGCCTGTTTACGTTTTTTCTGGGGAGTACTGCCATCGAGATATTGGTAATGAATCTTTTTCTCGTCGAGGTATTCCCGCAGGATCGTCAGATGATCCACAAATTGACTAAAGACTAATGCCTTATGGTTATTGCTGAGGAGTTCCTCTAGGGTTTCGCCAAATAACGTCAGTTTGGAACCCGTCAAATTAGTATCTGGCATTACGAGACGGGGACTACAACACATCCGCCGCAATCGCATAATTTCCGCCAATACCTGCAAATGTTTTGCTCCTGCTTGGGCATCACTGTCTGTTAATTTATTCACCGCTTCCCGCCGGAGGGCTTCATACATCGCCATTTCGTCTTGGTTGAGATCCACGGACAAAGTGATTTCAGTGCGGGAGGGCAGCTCTGTTAAAACTTGGGTTTTGGTGCGCCGCAAAATAAAGGGTCTAAGTAATCGTTGCAACCGTTGTTTGGTGGCTTTGTCATGGTTCGCTTCGATGGCATTGGCAAAGCGTTCGTTAAAACTTTGTTGGGAACCGAGTAAACCGGGATTGATAAATCGGAATAGATTCCATAATTCGCCCAGATGGTTTTCGATGGGTGTGCCAGTGGTAATAATTTTAAAATCGCCTTGCAGTTTCATCGCTGCTTTAGAGCGTTTTGTTGCGCCATTTTTTATCGCTTGGGCTTCGTCGAAGATAATGGTTTGCCACTTCACTTCCGCCAACATTTTCGCCACATCGTCCTGTTGCAACAAGCCATAGCTACAAACCACCAAATCAAAGGGCTGCACATTGTCTAACACTGCTTGGCGATCGCCGCCCCCGAAGGCAATAGGTTTTAGGGTGGGGGCAAAGGTTTCCGCTTCCGAGAGCCAATTCATACAAACGGAAGTGGGGGCAATGACCAAACTCGCTCCCTTGGGGGCACGGGCAAGGATGGCAGTTAAGCCTTGGAGGGTTTTACCGAGACCCATATCATCGGCGAGACAGGCTCCCATACCCCAGTGGGCCAGACGCATTAACCATTGAAAACCTTCCACTTGGTAATCCCGCAATTCCGCTTGGAGGGTAGAGGGCACTTCTGCTTTCGCGTCACCGAGGGAACGGATTTTTTTGATGTGCTTTTGCCAGTGGCGATCGCCGTCCAGTTGGATTTCATCGGTAAAGTCCTCAAGGGCAAAGGCGGCAAGGGGATGGATGCGCGTGGTTTTCCCTTGGCTGTCTGAGAAAGCCCGTAGATCATCGAGGCGACGGCGAAATTCTTCCGTAAGAGCCAGAAATTTTCCTTCATCTAGTTGAATAAAGCGCCCCGGTGTTTTTTCCAGTAATTGCAACAGATGCTGCATATCGATTATCTGATTTTCCCCTAGTTTTAGTTCTCCTTCCATGGCGAACCAGTCTTTTTGCTGACTGATGCGCGCCTGAAAATTTCCCGCACTAGCGTAATGGGTAATGCGGAATTTTTCTCCCTGTGGCCACTGCACAATGAGGCGATCGCCCATTTGATGGAGTTGTGCTAAAAGCTCTAAACAAGTTTCCGGATCTTCGATAAGAAATTCTCCTGCCTCCCGTGTCGCATCGAGCAAAATTGGACATTCCTGCAAAATATCAAACGCCAAGCCAGCCTCTTCCTCAAAATCCCGCCGCGTTTGTAATCGCTCCCCCGCAACCTCCGCCACGACTAACTCGCCACCTTTTCCCGGATGATAGTAGGGGCCTTCCTCCCCAAAGGGACACACCAAAATCGCAGCTTTTAAACCCTCATTGAGGGGCAACAAATGCACATGGGGCGTGCTCTGGGCTTCCACTTCTCGCGCATCGATATTGCCGCCACCGATATCCGACTGGATGGTCAATAAATTTGCGATCCCATTAATTGCTTCGAGTACTTGCTCCTTGGCGCTGACGGGCACAGTAAGTTGATTTTTAGTCCCTAAAATTGACGCAATTTTTTGATGTTCCGGCGTAATTTCATAGGCCCGCAGTCGCGTCGGTGTTTCTCGGTAGACCAAAATTTCACTATCTTCGAGATCTAGGTCAAGGGCAGGATCGAGGGAGAGAGCTAGTTGCTGCTCAGAAATTTCGGCAATACGCAGTTGCACTTCCCCTTTTTTGATTTCCACCCGCACCTTGGGATTATCTAGGAGGTAAACATGGGGATGTTCTACCAAATCTAAGATGGCGCTGCGATTCCATTTGTAGCGAATATCGGAACCATAACCGTTGTACATCCGATAGCTATGGAGGTGGCGACAAATGCGGCGATCCTGTTCGGTAAAGTAATCAAAACTCTCTAATTCCTCATCTAAACGGC
It encodes:
- a CDS encoding putative bifunctional diguanylate cyclase/phosphodiesterase, with protein sequence MHAQALRRLTIEADLRQAINQQEFMVYYQPIMDMSRNQLVGFEALVRWHHPHRGLISPQEFIPIAEEIGFIVDLDRWVLEQACQQIKYWRQTFPCAAALKVGVNLSAQDLRTTTLLQDVDNILQKTKLPGCALTLEITESMLVTDIDQTIHLLTQLAARDIQISIDDFGTGYSSLNYLHRFPVNNLKIDQSFVSQMQSENRNYRVVETIITLSNQLGLTTVAEGIETEDQLAYLQQLGCQLGQGYLFSRPLPAKDIEALFFQTSTFTDCQAS
- a CDS encoding Uma2 family endonuclease, translated to MTLATYKWTIANYHQAIDAGLFTDESVELLRGNLVVMAPERELHAYYTRSIGHYLQSLLGDRALVSEAHPVTLPNNSEPEPDIAVVQPLGREYLEHHPYPENIFWLIECSQTTLTKDLTEKKDIYAEAGIQEYWVINLQNHQLIVFKDLQNGIYKIEKSFVEGTISPIAFPNIQVSVHQLLN
- a CDS encoding DEAD/DEAH box helicase — translated: MSSSSKSANKEVLLSRYGQCSQLEQQITNVMAVIYSLTNRTNIVNCLKKLGIKTEAGVTFSESNLAPYVKRLQAKQLMVGERGKGSRCNPLIAEDIAVRLWEKGEFGAIAEAITKVFNLKSDEKNQKVFFRDFDDLLRAVRIALYQNDGELLNRYITEYNNPKQFSFNKLEPSSLREVIGVIERHWETPDLLKEIAPSVSELFLIEVVSWSVANLEDCSQELEELERLVRLDDDALDFSKLVLIEQYLLRGRLDDAKVLLTQTLNPFDMQVMLQGWLCFITGKIDESVDYYNESLKLLKKRLGRRKDVFFVGAPGVFFVLALLQQGSAKSLKQAAQISELMQGRFHWLQLAYWGLFHLTRLQQADLASRQAIATIEVDIGDYPLQNLLLAFCLIHGDRQGLKQKKNQLTTVLKDIEKRASRNGYNWVASVAMDLLVELNKEFVPDIAAIYRKQAEKLRGDKWQSWQNFLETKETWELSLTALANLGGKGAGHQQTADKRLIWLLEVSPRWFDLEVREQKRKANGQWSKGRAIATRRLDEELESFDYFTEQDRRICRHLHSYRMYNGYGSDIRYKWNRSAILDLVEHPHVYLLDNPKVRVEIKKGEVQLRIAEISEQQLALSLDPALDLDLEDSEILVYRETPTRLRAYEITPEHQKIASILGTKNQLTVPVSAKEQVLEAINGIANLLTIQSDIGGGNIDAREVEAQSTPHVHLLPLNEGLKAAILVCPFGEEGPYYHPGKGGELVVAEVAGERLQTRRDFEEEAGLAFDILQECPILLDATREAGEFLIEDPETCLELLAQLHQMGDRLIVQWPQGEKFRITHYASAGNFQARISQQKDWFAMEGELKLGENQIIDMQHLLQLLEKTPGRFIQLDEGKFLALTEEFRRRLDDLRAFSDSQGKTTRIHPLAAFALEDFTDEIQLDGDRHWQKHIKKIRSLGDAKAEVPSTLQAELRDYQVEGFQWLMRLAHWGMGACLADDMGLGKTLQGLTAILARAPKGASLVIAPTSVCMNWLSEAETFAPTLKPIAFGGGDRQAVLDNVQPFDLVVCSYGLLQQDDVAKMLAEVKWQTIIFDEAQAIKNGATKRSKAAMKLQGDFKIITTGTPIENHLGELWNLFRFINPGLLGSQQSFNERFANAIEANHDKATKQRLQRLLRPFILRRTKTQVLTELPSRTEITLSVDLNQDEMAMYEALRREAVNKLTDSDAQAGAKHLQVLAEIMRLRRMCCSPRLVMPDTNLTGSKLTLFGETLEELLSNNHKALVFSQFVDHLTILREYLDEKKIHYQYLDGSTPQKKRKQAVDAFQAGEGDVFLISLKAGGTGLNLTAADYVIHMDPWWNPAVEDQASDRAHRMGQQRPVTIYRLVAKNTIEEKIVALHKYKRDLADSLLEGTDAGGKMSTDELIGLLRDV